The DNA window CCGCCCGGGCAGCAGGCGGATGCCGTCCAGCGATCCGCATCCGCTGGTCCAGCGGGTGGCGGTGGTCCTCGACGAGCTGTTGGATGTTGTACGCGATCTCTCAACCTTTGAGGACCAGCCACAGTACCTGGGACGGTTCCCTGGCCGGGTTGCGCCAGCCGGTGACCGGTTGGGTGGTGAGCAGGATGGCGTCGCCTTGCTGCAGGGTGTGGGTCTCCTGGCCGAGTTGCAGCTCCAGCGCGCCCTCGAGGACCAGGAGGAGCTCGGGCTGCTTGGTCTCGAACGGTTGCCGCCCGCTGCCGCCGGCGGGGAAGGTCAGCTCGTGGACTGCCAGTCCGGAGGGCGCCTGCAGGACGGTCTCGCCGGACAGCCCGGGCGCGGGGGCGACCGGCTGGCGGGCGCCGCGCCGGGCCAGCCGGTAGGGGAGCGGGCTCGGGTCCGAGCTGGGGCCGAAGGGGATGCCCAAGGTGGCCCACAGGCGGGTCAGGGTCTCGCCCGACAGGCCATGGCGGCTCCGCTCGACCTGGGACAGGGCGCTGGGGGTGACGCCGATGCGGCGGGCCAGCTCGGCCTGGGACAGCCCGGCGGCGATGCGCCCGGCGCGGACCTGCTCCCCGATCCGCTCCCGCATGCCAGCTGTCTGCCCGAGGGCGTCGATGCGGCCGTCCTCGCCGACCCCGTACCGCAGGGTGCGGCCGGTCACGCCGGGGGGATGCCCGTCAGCCTTGACGACTCGCAGGGTCCGCTCGGCCGGCGCCGCCGGCACCGCTTCCAGGTCCAGGATGACCTGGGTGATCTCGGCCAGCCGGGACCGGAACGCCGCCGGGTGGGCCTCGCGCTCCAGCAGCCAGTAGGCGACGGTGCGCTCCTGGTACAGACGCGGACACCAGCGTAGGAACGACGCCAGGGCCGCCTCTGGCCCCCACAGCCGCTGCATGCTGGTCAGGTCGTCGAACACATAGCCGGCGCCCGGACCCAGCTCGTCCTCGATCTCGGCCAGCTCCCGGTTGACTTGCTCCATGTCACCGGGGTCCTTGAGGCGCCGTACCCGAGCCGGTTCGGAGGCGCCAGCGGACGTTCTCTTCCTTCGACCTGAGGGAGCAGCCCCGCCGCCGGTCCAGCCGTCGAGCAGGGTGAAGCGCTCGTTGTCCCAGACCCGGCGGAAGCGGTCCAGGACCGTGGCCGGTGGCAGCCG is part of the Actinomycetota bacterium genome and encodes:
- a CDS encoding helix-turn-helix domain-containing protein — its product is MERPSTGIDALDKLLGGLGVGDNVVWQAADPAEIEPFVEAFLAIANGTTPLTYLSFRLPPATVLDRFRRVWDNERFTLLDGWTGGGAAPSGRRKRTSAGASEPARVRRLKDPGDMEQVNRELAEIEDELGPGAGYVFDDLTSMQRLWGPEAALASFLRWCPRLYQERTVAYWLLEREAHPAAFRSRLAEITQVILDLEAVPAAPAERTLRVVKADGHPPGVTGRTLRYGVGEDGRIDALGQTAGMRERIGEQVRAGRIAAGLSQAELARRIGVTPSALSQVERSRHGLSGETLTRLWATLGIPFGPSSDPSPLPYRLARRGARQPVAPAPGLSGETVLQAPSGLAVHELTFPAGGSGRQPFETKQPELLLVLEGALELQLGQETHTLQQGDAILLTTQPVTGWRNPAREPSQVLWLVLKG